The Desulfopila inferna genomic interval GCTCCATCACGTTCCAGCCGTCAATCCCGGGAAGACCGATATCTAGGATGATGGCGCTGGGCCGATAATAATCGGCAAAATGCAATCCGGTTTCACCATCTTCGGCAATGATGCAGAGAAAATCCCGCTCTCTGGCAAAATCGCGCAGAATTCTCGAAAAATTATTGTCATCTTCAATTATCAGGAGACTTTTGCTGCCGAGTGTGACATTTTTCCGGTCATCGTCAACCTCGACGATCGGTTTCCCTTCTACTGGGGCCACCCGCTCCTCCTGGGGATAAACACCTTTTTTCATAGCTCCGGCAATCTGCTCATCCGGTTTGGCCGCCACTTCAGCAACCTCTCTTTCAGCCCTGCTGCCCTGTTCGGTTTCCGCAACACATTTTTCCGGAAGAACCACAGTGAATGTGCTTCCTTCTCCCGGAACGGAATAAAGATGAATGGCACCGCCGAGCAGCCGGACCAGTTCCCGGGAGATGGAGAGTCCCAGTCCGGTGCCGCCGTAGGTTCTGCTGGTGGAGCCGTCGGCCTGCTGGAATGCCTCGAAAATGACACGCTGCTTGTCTTCCGGAATACCGATGCCCTGATCCTTAACCACGAAGGCAAGGCTGTTCTTTATAATCAAGGCTGTATCCTTAACCATTTCCGCAGACGGGCGTGAGATCTCCAGCGATACCGTGCCCTCCTTGGTAAACTTGAAGGCATTGGTAATTAAATTGCGCAGAACCTGCTGCAGTCTCTGGGAGTCGGTCCGTATTACCGACGGTAACCCTTCAGCCAACTCAAACGACAGATCCAACCCCTTATTCTCGGCAATGTCTTTATACATGAGGTTGATATCGTCCAGAATTCGCCGCAGCGGCACATCTTCGATTACAAGATCGATTTTGCCGGCCTCGATTTTGGACAAATCGAGTATTTCATTAATGAGCTTGAGAAGTTCAGTACCGGACGAGTGAATGGCCGCTGAGGACTCGATCTGCCGAGGTGTGAGATTGCCGTCTTTATTGTTGCCGAGGAGCTGAGAAAGGATGAGAATACTGTTCAGTGGAGTCCGGAGCTCATGGGACATGTTGGCCAGAAATTCTGATTTGTATTTGCTTGCAACCTCCAGCTCCTTCACTTTTCTCTCCACGATCTCCCGAGCCTCATGAAGATCACTGTTTTTTGCCCAGATCTCATTCTTCTGCTCTTCGAGCGCCCTGGTTCGCTCCTCCAACTCCTCGTTAGTGACCCGGAGTTCCTCCTCCTGAGCCCGCAGTTCCCCTTCTGATTCCTTAAGAGCTCTGGTCTGCTCCTCCAACTCCTCATTGGTGACCCGCAGCTCTTCCTGCTGAGCCTGCATCTCAGCTTCGGATTCCCGTAAGGCCGTTGCCTGGTTTTCCAACTCCTCGTTGGTGGCCTTGAGTTCTTCCTGCTGAGCCTGTGCATCGGCAAGCAGTTCGGCGATTCTCCGGCGCGAGGTGGCGGCATTGAAGAGAATGGCCATATTGGAGATATTTTGTTTGAGAAACTGCTTCTGCAGCTCATTAAAAGGACGCATGGATCCTATGAGCATAACCCCTGAGACTTCTCCATCGACATGGAGCGGAGCTGCCAGATAAGTATTCAGAGGTTTTTCACCGGCGCCATAGTTAATCTGAGGTGCATCCTCTCCCATAGCTGAAAAATAGAGGATTTCCGTCTCCAGAGCTGCCTGCCCTACCATTCCCTCACCTGGGACAAAGGAGTTGAAATTTCCGCGGCGATCCGTAAAGGCATAGGATGCTCTAAGCTCCAAACAGCCCTCATGAAGAATGTAGATGGCTCCAAGATCAGCCTCGAAATGTTTGACAAAAAAGGTAATGCAGCGACGGGCCAGCTCATCTGGTCCTAATTCCCCGCGGATAGTGTCATCCAGTTGTTCCTTTCCCGACTTCAGCCAATCCACCTCTTTGAGGTTGGCAGCCATCTTGTTTAAAGAACGTGCCAGGTCGCCAAGCTCATCTTTTCTGTTCGATTTGAGCTGAGTACTGAAATCTCCGTGCGAGATGGCATCGGCAAAATGCATATCCCTGATGAGAGGAAGGGTAAAACCCCTGGAGATAAACCAGGCCCAGATAGCGGTAAGAGCCGTGAATAGCAGCGCGAAAACTCCCACCTTCCTATATATATCACGAACAGGCGCAGTGACTTCATATTTGTCGATTTTGGAGATCAAATACCAGTCGAGTCCTTCAAGCTTCAGCTTATTGAAGGCGACCAGCACTTTTTGGCCGGCACTGTCTATATATATGCCCTTGCCGCCCTCTTCTCCTGATTCTGCTGCATCGAGCCAGTAATCCAGTTTTTTGCCGAGATCATAACCGACCACATATTTGCCCTCTCCCATTGTCGTCATATTGCTTCTGAACTCAAAACTTTCCGTATCCTCTTGCCAGCCGACGAGATAGGATTCTCCGGTCTCTCCCATTCCTTTACGTGATTCGGTGATTTTCGAGATAAGATCGGAGTCGAAGCGGAGGGCGACTACGCTTATATTATCTCCGGCAGAATTCTTCACCGGATGACTGATGAAGGCCACCTCTTTGTTCTCCGCGGGAGCATAGGGCGCAAAGTCGGAAATAACCGTGGTACCCGATTCAATGACATCCTTCCAGACCTTGGCCAATGCACTGCGGTTGAGACTTCCATAGAGAAGGTTTACTCCATTATCCTCTCCATTCTTCACCGAAAACATAACCTGGCCGAAATCGGCATTAACGAGGTAGAGATCACTGTAGCTGTTGAGGAAGGTATAATCCTGCAGCGGTTTTTGAATATTTTTGATAATGTCCGCATACTCTCTTGTAGAGATGTTAAATCCATCCAGGGATGATGTATCAAGGTTATCCTTGTATACGGACATCCTGCCCAGGAAAGTATAAATCCGCTCGGAATCCGCGAGCAGACGGATATCGGCGAAGCTTTTGGCGAAGTGGTTTTCGATCTGCCCTTTGCGGATATCCTGGATGGTGGTCAGTTTGTTGAAAGACTCTTCGATGAGCGACTTTTCCATCCAGCTGCTGAAGAAATATCCGGCAACGACAATGGGAAAAATTCCTGTTTGAATAAAAAGGAAAAGCAATTTGGGTCGAATTCTGATATCTGCTAATCGCAACATCTCTTACTCCCGTGGTAAAATCAAATCGGAACGCACCATCTTTATGTCTGTCCAGGAATGAGCAATTTCGAAGTCTGCTCCGTGAGGGATTAAATCGAGACACTCGATAAATGTACCGCCCACCCTGGAAAGATGTGCCCTTGGAGTGCATAGAGCTGATATCGGAGTCCTCACTAACCTCCGCCGATTAAACAGGAGAGCAACCGGTAAGCGCAGACACTGCGGGCACTGACTATGACAAAGACTCCATCGCAGCAATGACGAATGGTATACCATGTGAACCGGATTTTTAATACATGCTTGTTTCGGATGCAACTTTTTAATCTCTTGAAAAAAACCGTCGAGCCGCCCCTATTTCCATAGATATTATTTGCAACTTCAGAGTCATAACCTGATCTGGCAATATGGCAAAAGAAATAACATGACAGCGATCAATCGATCTCCAGCATTATCCACCTCAGAACCGGGAGTCCGGGGTTACTGCGGCTTCTGTGGCAAAGACCACCAACTTCCTTCGGGAAACACCAGAGAATATTGCCGTGAATTAATGGAAAAGCTTGAGAAGAAAATGAGTCTTGATCTTTTTACACCAACCCCGGCGGAGACGGAATATTCGACGCAGGGCCTTTTTGGTGAAGCCAGGGGGAAAATGTTCGGAGTGCTGGAAGGGGTGAGACAGAATGGCAACAGTATCAAGCTCTATGCCTTTTCA includes:
- a CDS encoding response regulator, giving the protein MLRLADIRIRPKLLFLFIQTGIFPIVVAGYFFSSWMEKSLIEESFNKLTTIQDIRKGQIENHFAKSFADIRLLADSERIYTFLGRMSVYKDNLDTSSLDGFNISTREYADIIKNIQKPLQDYTFLNSYSDLYLVNADFGQVMFSVKNGEDNGVNLLYGSLNRSALAKVWKDVIESGTTVISDFAPYAPAENKEVAFISHPVKNSAGDNISVVALRFDSDLISKITESRKGMGETGESYLVGWQEDTESFEFRSNMTTMGEGKYVVGYDLGKKLDYWLDAAESGEEGGKGIYIDSAGQKVLVAFNKLKLEGLDWYLISKIDKYEVTAPVRDIYRKVGVFALLFTALTAIWAWFISRGFTLPLIRDMHFADAISHGDFSTQLKSNRKDELGDLARSLNKMAANLKEVDWLKSGKEQLDDTIRGELGPDELARRCITFFVKHFEADLGAIYILHEGCLELRASYAFTDRRGNFNSFVPGEGMVGQAALETEILYFSAMGEDAPQINYGAGEKPLNTYLAAPLHVDGEVSGVMLIGSMRPFNELQKQFLKQNISNMAILFNAATSRRRIAELLADAQAQQEELKATNEELENQATALRESEAEMQAQQEELRVTNEELEEQTRALKESEGELRAQEEELRVTNEELEERTRALEEQKNEIWAKNSDLHEAREIVERKVKELEVASKYKSEFLANMSHELRTPLNSILILSQLLGNNKDGNLTPRQIESSAAIHSSGTELLKLINEILDLSKIEAGKIDLVIEDVPLRRILDDINLMYKDIAENKGLDLSFELAEGLPSVIRTDSQRLQQVLRNLITNAFKFTKEGTVSLEISRPSAEMVKDTALIIKNSLAFVVKDQGIGIPEDKQRVIFEAFQQADGSTSRTYGGTGLGLSISRELVRLLGGAIHLYSVPGEGSTFTVVLPEKCVAETEQGSRAEREVAEVAAKPDEQIAGAMKKGVYPQEERVAPVEGKPIVEVDDDRKNVTLGSKSLLIIEDDNNFSRILRDFARERDFLCIIAEDGETGLHFADYYRPSAIILDIGLPGIDGWNVMERLKDNPELRHIPVHFMSAADSSMDALRMGAIGYLTKPVSMEKIDETFGKLENMISKPMSRLLLVEDDTLQRESIKELISGSDVITTAVASGAEAYRELTEGNYDCMILDLGLEDMSGFELLEKIRNNESMSGVPIIIYTGRELSEDEENKLSRYAESIIIKGVKSPERLLDESALFLHRVEANLPEDKRKMLKMVHDKEAVLSGSKILLVDDDMRNVFALTSVLEERGIDIVIARDGIECLEKLKEVEEIDAVLMDIMMPRMDGYEAMMEIRKMAKFQKLPIIALTAKAMKGDRSKCIEAGANDYLAKPVDPDKLLSMLRVWLY